The window tcgttcactggtgcctccctttgcctctctttcttcttctttccaccaccagatccatcctggtgcttttccttctccctcttttgctcatttttctttcttttcatctcttccctcttcttctcctccttcttttcattcatctcctccatcttcctcattcatctcctccatctttttctaaagaaggtccttctctcaatatgggcgATACTGAGGCAGAGTTTGGAGGGACTTcggagacgagtttaaaagacacctgaccgtttacttatctgtattgctaatgttttttttttttttttactgtttcggcagttcaccttttgtataggcttgtttaagcccctctttgtacgttgtaatacatctttatattaataaaaattgttatcatTTTACTTCGCATGCTCTATCTCTATGTTTCCGAAATGATAACGCAATGCATAGACATACAATCttgtaaattctttttgtttttaaactgTGACCGACGTCTAGGACCGAAGTTCCggttaataaaaagatcttgccCTGTGTTTATAAAAATAGTCCTGCTCAATAATATTGAATCGAAcaaaatgatacttagggctgaaACTCCCTTTAGGCTGGAAAAGAAAGGACATTATGATGAGCTTACCGAATCGGCCGGGTACAATACCGCCGACCTTAGAGTACAATACTTGGGTCCTTAACCCCTTATCAAAGAGAAGGGCGTTTTTACGAATTTGCAAgtgctgttcggcacaataatatagcatttgaatcaatgacaactagggCAACAatacttgctaagaaaaagatGTCCACATAACCTTAATAGAATTgtttggcacaacaatgccgacctGCGAAGAACGATACTTAACCCAAAACTAGCCGAGATGAGAATTGGGTGCTCaatgcggtgtaggaagtaaccatccgaagacatatcacctgcaaaatgaacagcccccttAGGCTACTGAATAGTGgggcgtttcgccatcttcctaACACTCTTATGGGCCTTAACCTTTttcagtatttgagccgagaactTTCcccatccaagtagttggtttcctcgtaggcttgagtccgaggaccatgcaatgccttggttctgtccaaaacccagttttgtcatccaagtagttggtttccccataggcttgagtccgaggacctcgcaatgccttggttctgtccaaaacccaattttgtcatccaagtagttggtttccccataggcttgagtccgaggacctcgcaatgtcttagttctgtccaaaacctagtttagtcgtccaagtagttggtttccccataggcttgagtctgaggacctcgcaatgccttggttctgtccaaaacctagttttcgGCATGGGAGCTTGGCTTTAAGGGAATTAgatcctcggccaagcccctaaaGCCATCTAAGTGATCAACGCTAgcaagcgtagcccctagccaAGAaccatagcccctagtggaactttacacAAGAACCCTATAATCAACAGTTAGAAATGGCAAAGGGACTCTCTCGACCCACTgcctatgccaacacacaagccttcccacagacggcgccaattgtaaggacacgatttgcaacgaaccacaacagtgttgggttcgcacgtaaaaaggcccagacaatatcatttgtagagagtgggtttgaaaggctaagccttggttacccggcggtgggtttttttgtggtgttcatacatgtttaaggtgttttcacccctggagtctttctcctggaggtgggttGGGAGACCCTCacttttggccatttttcccagccccctttctagattacttactttttcttttatactagcctgcgttcgctttccttcgtccacgtgtagggtcgacctttccaagactgatacttatCCCGTCAGTCCaaacccaaagtcgttgggggtggttgataaagccgaagaatacggctctgttaggtgcagagtattgtatgggaagggtagtaagggcagcctttcctagatattttagattctCTTCCAggtttgttcctataccgtttttgcccctcttctcggtggaactttgggtcagccgaggactgtactgtcctcggctgcatctccgggccattttgtgctttatattattgagcttgggccatagtcttctttggcttgggccttcggactccccatgagtaagtgggcctggcccataaattattgggcctcacaatatcattaggaaaaaaaacCGTCCAAGATGAATGTATAAagtcaattaattaatatataaaataaaaaaaattagaggaacagatcaataaaaaaattaaaaaaaaaagtgatgtggCCTATGATTTGATCCACTTGGGTCCATTTCAAACTAATTTGGTCTATTCGTTTCATTTTGGTGTAAGTcaatccactttggtccatttggtctaTAGTCCATTTTAATCTATTCAGTTCACTTTAATCTATTTCAATGCACTTACttaagaatgagagaaaaaaaaaaaagggtttgggATAAGAGTAcctattttaaattcaaatttattaaaaatatatatgataaaatgtaatatttttatttttattatttaattcaatGATTTGTGGTATTATCtttatttatgttcttttttccctccttagctaattttagtattttaattttttagtgaatacacaattttagtttttcttatgatataatttgaatttggaGACCAATtgaggatttttatttatttatttataaaggaataagaaatttgtaaatttatgaTATTAAGTTCAGTATCAATTCTTTGATGAATGGAAAAAGCATCAAACTTTTTACCtaacaaaattttaactttCCAATTGACAAAATGACTTAAATCCAAGTGACATGTAATATTAGGGgtatgtatttaattttaaaaatatttaagaggCAAGATCAAAATTATCCTAAATACTATGAATTTGTGGCACCTCAACTCAAAACAATAACCAAAGTTGTGGAAttgattgagaaaaaaagtctctctctctctctctctctctctctctctctctctctctctctctctctctctctctctctctctctctctctctctctctatatatatatatatatatatatatatacatacatacacttACTCACACAAaagcataattttttatgtCTCTCAAATTATAACTTACCATGTATTTATTTAACTCTCCTGTGTTTGTATTCTTAGATTTGCATAATatgatagtggcaatacaaGTCCTATTACTACTAGGACTCGGTAATTGAACGCCACAccgacttaaaaaaaaaatttcaatatatataatacCCGTTGCTTTGCTTTGATAAGCTTGGCTCTCAAGAATCCATGACACTTTTCCCACTCTTTACTTTTTCCTAGTTTCCtttcaaaatctctctctctctctctctctctctctctctctctctctctctcacttcaaCAACCCCATTCTTGACTTGCTAGCCGAGCATCGATCTCTCTGAGTGTAAGAGCAAACTAAGGATGAAGCTTCGACTACGTCTACGTGTACCTTCTAAGCCCGAAAACGGTCTTGTCCGCGAACACTTGGGAActgattctgattctgattCACACCAACAAAACATCAAAAGACGCAAACTTAATGAATATCGTAACGATGTTATCAAATTGGAACGTGACTGGAAAACCCATCATTTGCTTCGTAATAAAAAGCCTATTCTGGTTCTTGATTTGGACCTCACATTGATGGAGTCAACAGCAATTGAAAAGTTAAGTTCGGAAGAGAAATATTTGCTTGAGGAGGCTGAAGTTGTTGAACAAGGTGGTGGCAAAGGTACACTCTTTGCGTACGAAGACAAAAAGTTCCCACTGTTGGTGAAACTGAGACCCTTTGTTAAGCAGTTTCTGAAAGCGGCTAATGACATGTTTGAGATGTACATTTACACTAAAGCAAACCGAATCTATGCCCTGAGGGTTGCTCGTTTGCTAGACCCAGATGGGGATTACTTTGCTTCTAGGATAATCACGAGGGATGATGAAAGACCTGGTTGTGAGAAAAAGAGCCTTGATGAGGTGATGGGGCATGAAAATATGGTTCTTATAGTTGATGACAACAGAGACATGTGGCCAAAGCATCAAGAAAATCTGATAAACATTCATGCATATCGGTACTTCTCTTCAAAGAGTGAAAAGGATGACAACTATAAGTCTTTTGCAGAGAGGAAGATTGATGAAAGTGAGACTAATGGGATGCTCGCCAGAATTCTTGAAGGTCTTCAAAGAGTTCACAGACAGTTTTTTCATCCAGAGCTTGAAGTTAATCTTGCTCATGGAGATGCGAGGTTAATACTTAAAATGATTCGACTTAAGGTGCTAGCTGGGtgtgttttatttttcagcACAAGTTGGTTTATGGGGAATCCACCGGAGGAAGTGCCTTTCTGGATTATGGCAAAGGAGTTAGGAGCAATGTGCAGCTTGGAACTTGGTACAGCAGTAACACATATGGTGATAGTGGACATGGAAACAAAGGAGACTAAGTGGGCAGAGCAGAAAAAGAAGTTCTTGGTTAATCCAGGTTGGATAGAAGCTTCATATCATTCATGTCGAAGGGAACCAGATGATAATTTCGCAGTTCATGAGGCATTCTTGTGATATGTATTCTTAGAAGCTATTTTTCTGCTATTTTTCCCGTTGaattaaaatgcatgaaatgtgtcctttattcattttaagttaatgaacattttttctttgaaataacATTCTTTCCAAGTACAAGATTGACAAATTTGCAAGGAAACATTTATGAAGTGTGTCCCATTGTGAGGACACTTTTTCCCTTTGTAGCCAATCTAACATGCCCCTGCTCTAATTTGCAGTTTATAATTGTAATTAGAAGTTCAAAACATGTATGAAAGTTTCATAAGTTCGAGTTGATTTATAACCCAAGCTGCTATTTGATAGTCTTGGTTTGGAAATGTAAACAATAATGATAAATGATCTATCACAAGAAAAAGCAAGACCATATATTCCCAGATGTTAAAAATGGCTTacaaaaagagcaaaaaaataGAAGGATTTAGTGAAATTTACCAATATATAATCGTTTTAAAAAATGTTCAAACCAGAGATAATAAGCGGCAAAACAAGGCAAAAGGGAACAAGCAGAGAAGAAGAGCAGCTATTGAAGAGGCTTGATAGTGATACACCAGAAATGAAGCCAGACATACTCCTTCGTTAGTAAGGGATAATCCCTCTTACAGACTGAAAATCATGTATGGCTTCATTTCATTTATCAAGCGTCTTCTAGGGCTGGTTCTAACCTCCtatatttttgcaaaaattaTGGATGTACATGCACCATCGATGAGCAAAATGTTCAAAAGCATTAATAGTCCATAACGATGTTGCAAGATAACATTAAGCATTAGTCCCGTTCCTAATGAAAACATTTACCCTAAACCAAAAGATTTGGATCCTTACATGAAGCAACAACTCTGATGGAAGAAACAATTATAATTTGAGCGATTCAAATTTTATGTAGGTTCAGAAAGCGCTCAAGCTCTCATCATTTTGGGATTCACTCATCAGCTATGAAGATCTTTGTCTCTCCTAATTGGATTAGTCAACATAATTTACAGCTGATTATAGTTTCATCATTTGATTTCCAGGTGGTGCATGATATATAACCTTAAAGCACGGCAACCATTTTCTGCCAACCCAATCAAGTTGATTCCCACTAGATCAAAGCTGTAGATTGCATTCAGGTGAAAAATTGCTGGTGACACCAATGACAGTGCAATGTCAATGCTTTCACCTGCACAACATttagtcaaaaaaaatttcttcctttcTTATTTCCCCTTAATAAAGTAAAACTGGACAATATAATGGTAACCAAAACAGGCATTACATAAAACCAAAACAGCAAACAAACTAGAACTTGTAACATTTAATCAGAATTAATACTAttctatttaatttcattaCCTGGATTGCAGCACCTAAATGAAAATAAGAGGCACACTTGGAATTACCAAATTGCATGAGATACTTTCAGGTTTCATGGAATGATGCTGTTTAAATTGTATCAACACTTATGCTGAttactgattttttttcatttaatctGTCTTCTCTTCACTTTTAAATTGTTTAGTTTCTTAAGTGCTTAAATAccaccttaattttttttcaaattttttgaaagattATAGAAATGTGATACTCTTTGCTCTGTTTAAGACGTTCTTACAAATGCAATAGAATAGATTGAAGCGCTAAGAATGACAGAAAGGAATTATTTGTGCTTAAATAGGTATATAGATGGATATTTAAATAGATACATACTAAAATCACTTCAATTTAAACTTCCAAAGCCTGATCTCCCTTTTCTTAAGATCAGGCCAAACTGAAGCAGTTCTCAGATAAAGATTTGCTGAGGACATGAACCAATAGCCACAACTGAATAGAGAAGACTGCAGTATGATTTAAATAATTGAGTGGTGTTCCTATTTTGTTAAGTAAATTTTGTGTTGTTTCATCCCAGAGTTAAATGCCAAAGACAACGCAATAACACAACATCAAACTACTGATGAAATTCCAGATGATGCAATAAAAGTGACAAATATTATTGGCTGTTTTAGTAGTAAGAAGCGTGGCACAGATTAAATGATATAATGCAATCAAGTATTTATGGTTCTTCAGCAAGTTACAGCTTAACATCGAGGATCTGTACTAATCAATTTAACTGAGACTTCAAGCCCATGAATTCTGACAGAAAATCCGTTTATGTACGATTCCATTTATCTTTTTTGAAAGCACTACTTACCCCAAGAGAATAAAGTAGCAAGACCAAGAGCTTCTTGAGGCCtcaaagctaaaataaaaataccttTCCAGCATGCAAGGAAAGTATATACATCCTAAGAAAAAAGGAAACTGCAACCAAAAAGAcaatcttttaaaaatttataaattgactAATCTGGTTTAAGAACTGCTAGTTCAGTATGTATGGGGAAAGTGCAAACACATTTTTGAGAGCATACACACCATCGCGGGTGAAACTACAAGGAGCCATATCCTGAATCTTAGTAATACATGCATTTGGTATGGTTAGTAAGTACTTTCTTGTATCATCATTTTGTGAGGTTAGTatccttctgtacaacttttgACGTTTATGGCTGATTAACTACATAGCTGACACAAGCTTTACTCTGTTAATCTTCAGATATTAGACGATGCATGAAAATTAGAGATAATTGTAGTGCTTCATATGGTAGAAGGGGATTTCGTTTCTGCAAATCCCATGTTATGCCTTGGTTAACACCATAAACTCATGCTCAGGAAAGAACTTCTATGACCATGGAGCCACTGAAAAGTTTAACCAAATATCTTCAACCTTCAGTAATTCAATCTTGTGAGGACTGACACGAACCTAAAAggctaaaaaaatttccaatctCTGTTATAAAAGAAATTCATCCTAGGATCTGGATTTCTCCAGGTACCACTCAGTACCTTGAAGCCATATTCACCACCATGCAATGTGGCGGGCACTTTTTAACATGGTGACATGTCCATTGTGTTATGGCGACTGTGTATTGGATGGTATCAGGAGGAGGCCAATCAACTAATCAAATTATTGTGGATACAGTTGTGTAGTCAATAATTTGATGTACTTCAAACAATACTTTACACTGACAAGTGCTTCTAACCATCCATGATGACAGAGTTGGCTAGTTCAATATGCTCACCTAGTAATGagaaatatatattgtattCACATGTAATGGAAACAAGGCCTTCAATAAATACCCAAATTGATTCAGATTTGTCGCATAAAtatgaggaaaaagaaaaatactttttagcCATTAGCAAAACTACATGTACAATCGGTAGTAGTAATAGGGGCCAGCACCAGGCTTCCTACTACTTTTTAGCCATTAGCAAAACTAcacaagtttaaaaaatgttagGATCGATTTTCGATTCCCAAACCCTACTATTAGTCCTATTAATCAACTCTGAATAAAGAGACTGGCCATCCTATCTGcattcattattttgttttacttcttAGTAGGATAGCTATAGAATCTTGACCCATCACACATATCATGTCAACTAAGCACAATTAATTAGGATTAAATTGCATTTACCATAAAAAAGATTACGATGACAATCATGCATCATTCTCCTCAGGGGGCATTATCACAATCTGACGAAGCTTCCGCAGATTTTGATAAATCTCTGTCAAAAGTTTTGTTCCTTCACTCTCTTTTCCAAGTTTCTGAGCAGCATTCTCTATGAATCCACCATCCGCTTTAAGGGCCTTCACCCTGTTACTAAGAAGAGATAATTCTCTTGTTAGGGTAGATTTCCTTTGCTTTCCTGCAAAATCAGAAAGACTAACTGATCATCTGATGGTGAAATTGTAAATGCAAAATATTATTACAGACATACCCTTGTTGCATGTATATGGATTTTTGAATGCTACCTATCCAATCATCAATACGCTTATAACATGCTCATATTGTATGTATATCGATTTTTCTGTATGTTACCTGTCTTATCATTTGTATGCTCAATTCCATCACTGCCAGACTGTGACAAATGAATTCTTTCTGATGACAAGTGCTTTATCCTGTCTGGTTTTTTTAACCGTCCCAGAGAATTGGTTCTCTCCGCTTTAAAATCTTTCAATACTGCATTTAGGGTACCCCCTCCATTTGCCTCCTGAGTTGACAAGGCTAGATAATTATTGTGCCTATTTTCTCCATTAATATCCCCTTCATTGACACCAACATTAAAGCTGTCACTTTCAGATTTTGCACCATCAGGTGAGTAAGATGTATCCTCTCGGTAATCCTCAGCAGCCTCAATTTCACTTCGCCTGAAATCATCTTCACTTAAACATCCATATTTTTGTCTATATGCCTCAAGTTCGGCCTCTAAAATCCTgatctcttcctctctcttggTAAGCAACTCATTTGTTAATCCTAGGGCTTCTTCTTCATACTCTGCCTGCTCCTCCATCATTCTCTGATACTGCAAGGCTTCCATCTGAACAGCTGCCTTTTCTGCTTGTAACCGGGTAATCATGGCCATTGCATTGTTAGCTGCAACAGCTGAAGCATTTCTTTCTTCATCCAGTTCCATGTACAAAGCCACCAGTGATTTGCGATCCAAGTGAACCTGTTTCGTCAAATAATGCAAAATGGAATCACTTTCAGCTTCATTTGGCAGTTTCCCCTCAACAGACTCCGAAGCAAATGCTAATTTTGAAAGTGACGATTTCCTTGTAATCTTAGGAGCCCACCTAGGACTATTAATAGGTGAATCTGTTAGCGAGATCCCAAAAAACTTGTTCCCTCTATCAAAGTTAGGAGTCTTTGAGGCATCATCATTCAAATCCACAGTTTCTGTCAATAATGGCACCGTAGCAGCTTTGACATCTTCCCTAACTGGAACTACAAAATCCAGACACTAAATCAATGagatggatacaaaaaaattttggattttttattttagggggaAAATAATGAAAACTTCAAAGGCAAAGCAAGAAAGTACAGATGACAGACTAGAGATACAAGACTTTCAAGCAATGCAAGAAGCATTGCAGACAGTAAAGAAAAAAGGAGTATAATCGAGCCAAAGCAAATCAAAAGCAACTGAGAATAATTACAATATCAGTAAACAATTCCTAAATGATTGAACTATAACTGGCATATTGTTCTGGGTTATATCTAATTACCTAAAATTTCTCGCAGACTAAAAATTACTCCAAAGCATGAAGAGTTCTGTTTTTAGAAATCAGTTTATGAGTTcattaagaaaaataacaaacatTTAGATCCAAACTCACATAGAATATCAGAATTAGTTGCACTAAGGCCATCCTCATCCTCCGAAGCTGAGTCATTGCCAGACATAAATTTGAGTTCTTTGTATCGGATGTGAGGCAAATCCAAATTGCGAGATTCCTCATTTCTCAATGTCACAAACGATGCTCGAGGTGAAGGAGCAGGAGCTTGTGAATATGCACCAGCACCTTTTCCTTTTGAATACGATGATTTCTCCTTCAATGGCTCACCACAACAAGAGCAACGATTAATGCTATTCTTCTCAACCTCCAAAGTATCATCCTCCTTTACTGCAGGCAAATTGAGATGAATTGGGTTAATATCCTCAACAAAGCCCTCAAGATCCTTATGCAAAATCCCAACTAGAGACTTATACGTATCGCGATCAGATTGCTGCCCAGTTGCAAATGAAAAAAGGCACCCTTCACACATCTTTCTTATATCAGACAGTCTGTTGTGGTCGTGGCAATATGCCAAATATGAAAGCTCCTTCTTGTGACCTTCACATATTGAATCGTTGTAGTATGAATCAGGTTTTCTATTCACAAGCAGATGATCGATTCTCGTGCAAAGCAAGCAAGGCATTGGCAATTCAAAGTGCTTGGCGAATTCATTTGCAACAAATACAAGAAATCCATAAATGAATAGCAGAACTATTAACACCCATTCGAGCACAGCACAGACCACGAAGTGTGGGAATTTTCCCAGCTCTTGTTCGACAAAACGTGTAAATGACCGCTTCGCCATTGGATCCAAACACACAGAAATGAAATTATACTGACAATAatgtttatcttttctttctttctttcttttttaatctatattgttgaaattgaaatgggtctaaaatgaaatgaaatcaaGTGCCTACAGGTTGGTGAGATGAAAGATCATGACCTTGGAGGGATGAACCGAACCGAGATCATGACCTTTTTTGTTTGTGAGATTTTATGTCTGAGGAAGGAGATTTTGATGTTTCAAAGCAAAGATTTCTAAATTTGGGTGGTGCATTTCATTGGTCTATAAATAGACAAAGTTATCAAGGTTGTTAGGCAGATCATGTAGCTGAAATAACGGTCTATCATGCACTTTCCAACCAACCAAATAACAGTCAATCCACATTATTTCATGGAAACTTTTTGCATGTCCCGTTGCCCACATATCTGGCACTTGAATCTGGGGCCAGTAGATATTTGGTGGGAAAGGTGGGttagatgtgagagttatatagATTAATGTGTTTCCATAAGTTGACAAGCTTATGTGTTTTAGTTATATCTCAACTAATAAATTTTCTTGTCATCAAAAAATCTTATCTAAATCAAAAACTAATTTGATATTTTGACCTGAGTTATTTTTAGGTACAATTATCTTTTTATCTGATTTATATTAAATCCTACCtatactaaaaagtaaaaaccaattgatatctttgacctGAGTTATTTTTAGGTataattatctttttatataaaatttttattagaaattaaaaGTCCAGGACTGTAATAGACTGTACGCCAAGTCCTTGCATGGAGTctcataacttaaaaaaaaaaaaaaaaaaaacaaacaaagaggaagaagagaagcATAAATGATGGTAAGTATGCTCTAGAGATAATTGACATTATATTTTAACTAAAAGGAGCAGAGACAAACTTCTCATTTCTCAAAGAGGAGATAAGTATATTAAATAAAGTGTTGATAACGTTAGGCAGAAATTCATTACTTTAGAACCATTgttaataaaacattttaggaaaattttaacatcactttcattgaaaatataaaaagcagtaaaaaaaataacaattatttttttcttttcccataaaaaaagaagtttctaaaaatattttttacattcaTAAACTTTTCtctattaaatattataaaggTGACTTTTGTTAAGTATACCTTAAGACTATACTGACAACTTTTATCCCAAGGGCATGATTCTGATACAAATGGAATTTTAAAACCTTTACTGACAGAAACAGAGTTGTTCACTAGACTTTTCTATTCCCAGCTTAGCTTCCAATCTTAACATTGCTCCACCATGTCAACTGCCTAACTCCAAGAAGTAAAATGCAAGAAATCTTCTTCTGGTCCAAACTTGACTCCACAGTCTCCATCACAATCAATtcacaattttaatttaatttgccTTACATCCAGAGTCCAGAACAACCCtcccaagagagagagataacgcCCATGAGGCTTATTAAGTAGCTCAACCGAACAAATAACAGACGAGTAGTTAACTAGCCAGTTCAGCATCCACACCACTGAAACCTGGTTTAAAAAACCATGGAAGGGCAACCTATACATAACAGTCACTCTCATTTCTGGTTTCTTGacagctaatttttttttttggcaaatcaTCCAGCCAAAAGACTGAACTATTCTTACATGATTCATACATTCTACTCATCACATGAAagttagaaatttaaaacaCAGCTTTCACAAATCATATCGGCTAAAATTAATAATGGGATACAGAAACACCGGTGAATACAGGTATTCCTAACAATTAAAGATAATCTTGTAATTAATAAAAGATAGCAAGGCTAGCAATGGCTAAAGCTCATCGAGCGTCAAACAAGTGTAGGAGTATTTTTTGAGCCAAAGTAATTctgataaataaatttaatgaccATTACATATAagagattaaaataatacttaagatcaaaattttaatcaaaCAAGAGAGTAACAGAGTCTTTGAtgtctattaaaataatttaagacTGGCTTCTGCAGCCACTATGCAACCCATCTCTTGCGTGGTTGGGACATAACTTAGCTGAATAACTGTAAAGGAGATCCTAAAAGAAGATAACCACAAAGGAAATCCGAAAAGAATATACTTGGATATCATCAGTAGAATAAGACCTAGCTTGTAGAGAAAACATTTGCAGACATGTAAGGCGAAACGCATCCCTGGACCTGAAAAGAAGTCAATTGTTCAAATAAGAACTACAGCAGTAATCAAAATTTAAGGATCTAATTGTCATGACAAGAATAAAATGAGTAAAAGGAGTCCTTGAAtgcttttaaataaaatgtgaatgAATAAGGTAGTAAGCACAGCAAGTTGGTCATTCCTATATCATGTAATGCTTATGAGCTAATTGAGGCACAGATGGCCCATTTATGGTTTAGAGAATAGTAAGGCACGTTCTGTGTTATGGTTTTAAAGAACAGAGCGCAGACTATTGCAATAAGAAAGGTCAGATAGCTTATGATTTGACAAATGATATGGCAAAAGGGATCATGTATACAATTGAATAGTTGAGATTTAAAGCTTTATCAAGTTGAGCTTGCATACA of the Quercus robur chromosome 10, dhQueRobu3.1, whole genome shotgun sequence genome contains:
- the LOC126704211 gene encoding uncharacterized protein LOC126704211; protein product: MKRRLRSSSKADEGLVSCLSATFCGENFKRCKLGHPNHIEQPFLDDDDVVDQVALLRDWKTNDLLRKKKLILVLDLDQTLLEARAIKKLTSEENYLLGQDCTSRSGGKGSLFKFEVEPLLLVKLRPFVREFLKVANNMFEMYIYTRACRVYALKVAHLLDPDGDYFLSRIITRDERPGCDKKCLDEVLGHENVVLIVDDNRNMWPKHQANLINIQKYEYFASSYWRARDDRYKSLAEKKIDESETNGPLARILDVLQRIHELFFHPKLEVDLAHRDARLALKLIRLKVLGGCVLFFGELISGPPEESHIWGMAEELGAMCTVELGPAVTHVVTVDIETEEAQWAEQKKKFLVHPTWIRAAYHSFQREPEGNFPPSIDLSECKSKLRMKLRLRLRVPSKPENGLVREHLGTDSDSDSHQQNIKRRKLNEYRNDVIKLERDWKTHHLLRNKKPILVLDLDLTLMESTAIEKLSSEEKYLLEEAEVVEQGGGKGTLFAYEDKKFPLLVKLRPFVKQFLKAANDMFEMYIYTKANRIYALRVARLLDPDGDYFASRIITRDDERPGCEKKSLDEVMGHENMVLIVDDNRDMWPKHQENLINIHAYRYFSSKSEKDDNYKSFAERKIDESETNGMLARILEGLQRVHRQFFHPELEVNLAHGDARLILKMIRLKVLAGCVLFFSTSWFMGNPPEEVPFWIMAKELGAMCSLELGTAVTHMVIVDMETKETKWAEQKKKFLVNPGWIEASYHSCRREPDDNFAVHEAFL
- the LOC126702439 gene encoding probable myosin-binding protein 5, whose product is MAKRSFTRFVEQELGKFPHFVVCAVLEWVLIVLLFIYGFLVFVANEFAKHFELPMPCLLCTRIDHLLVNRKPDSYYNDSICEGHKKELSYLAYCHDHNRLSDIRKMCEGCLFSFATGQQSDRDTYKSLVGILHKDLEGFVEDINPIHLNLPAVKEDDTLEVEKNSINRCSCCGEPLKEKSSYSKGKGAGAYSQAPAPSPRASFVTLRNEESRNLDLPHIRYKELKFMSGNDSASEDEDGLSATNSDILFPVREDVKAATVPLLTETVDLNDDASKTPNFDRGNKFFGISLTDSPINSPRWAPKITRKSSLSKLAFASESVEGKLPNEAESDSILHYLTKQVHLDRKSLVALYMELDEERNASAVAANNAMAMITRLQAEKAAVQMEALQYQRMMEEQAEYEEEALGLTNELLTKREEEIRILEAELEAYRQKYGCLSEDDFRRSEIEAAEDYREDTSYSPDGAKSESDSFNVGVNEGDINGENRHNNYLALSTQEANGGGTLNAVLKDFKAERTNSLGRLKKPDRIKHLSSERIHLSQSGSDGIEHTNDKTGKQRKSTLTRELSLLSNRVKALKADGGFIENAAQKLGKESEGTKLLTEIYQNLRKLRQIVIMPPEENDA